One window of Parambassis ranga chromosome 3, fParRan2.1, whole genome shotgun sequence genomic DNA carries:
- the cdkl5 gene encoding cyclin-dependent kinase-like 5 produces the protein MLRTLKQDNIVELKEAFRRRGKLYLVFEYVERNMLELLEELPTGAPPDKVRSYIYQLIKAINWCHKNEIVHRDIKPENLLISSDDVLKLCDFGFARNLSEGTDANYTEYVATRWYRSPELLLGAPYGKAVDMWSVGCILGELSDGQPLFPGESEIDQLFTIQKVLGPLPAEQMKLFYNNPRFHGIRFPSVTHPQTLERRYQGIMSGLMLDLMKNLLLLNPTERYLTEQGLNHPVFQPLRQAERERPPPASPNPPRSSKRKTHHHGENTVPTRSHSKSSSRRSNSKECSSLPRHGDLHHLGNESFLNGNKPAPSSLSPTLHPKSQYMSQTLNRSASSSKDLANNNLPHLLSPKEAKGKTEFDFNLGPSPKLSDQGHGLKYGHSKPSSSRSQQQQQQQQQQQASRHTFLEGKTNTIQSGAEKQHGRHTHSMADSAHGSMSSSSKSSASYLSLSKSHSALSDAKSVGNLSDGRLHPDDPNANTTVGPSARFFPASCLDLNTPAGPPGPPGSPSTRHSDRSGHSPASHSSGNPRMESSTLDSSARHKSRHKSLAPDAGAPELLDPGGAGMPSTHTLPSPHESYHYGLGYTSPFSSQQRPQRHSMYVRRERHRPHGVEGGMAGLPAPGQAIPTRASSLQLLSPQLQHRTTLTGHSVSSSREDCTDDMTRSEQSPKDMSHPCAPIKDSTRDNTAAFHTQRSKNEVGMYHDPHGEDGGSSKENRMIFTESMPRRVGSFYRVPSPRPDNSSAFHDGVGQGRGPVVPVVPVVPGDPVAMANHSKRQTAFDWTAAEAMVMNPPEPAKEKEKQGFFRAIKKKKKKTQITDMEDGRNPSIKKSLFPLFSSKNSLKHNSAVKVLPVVASPMVPGNGQEHLSLQRSSKSSSHHSSRRKNRERSRDRDRDQSRDRERERERERERERERERERGRERERVNDWPPDKAVDSHSQSQPLKSLRRLLHLSPSSSNQGQPPPPPPDLRFQAPLPNPPQPTSKVGYSEGRGHPESRGHSGVSSSSQAKSRKPSYPLPGQIESSWHVSALQRAEGAQFTPEQLGIKPGQNGPTFTRASRTRMPNLNDLKETAL, from the exons ATGCTTCGGACTCTGAAGCAGGACAACATCGTCGAGCTGAAGGAGGCTTTCCGCAGGAGGGGGAAACTCTACCTTGTCTTTGAATATGTTGAGAGG AACATGCTGGAGCTGTTAGAGGAACTGCCCACTGGTGCACCACCTGACAAAGTGCGCAGCTACATCTACCAACTCATCAAAGCCATCAACTGGTGTCACAAAAATGAAATTGTGCACAGAG ATATCAAGCCAGAGAACCTTCTCATCAGCTCAGATGATGTTCTCAAACTCTGTGACTTTG GTTTTGCTCGTAACCTGTCTGAAGGAACAGATGCCAACTACACCGAGTATGTGGCCACACGATGGTACCGCTcgcctgagctgctgctggg GGCTCCCTATGGAAAGGCAGTGGACATGTGGTCGGTGGGGTGTATCCTCGGGGAGCTGAGTGATGGACAGCCCTTGTTTCCAGGGGAAAGCGAGATTGATCAG CTCTTCACCATTCAGAAGGTTTTGGGCCCCCTTCCTGCAGAGCAGATGAAACTCTTCTACAACAACCCTCGATTTCATGGAATCAGG TTTCCTTCAGTCACCCATCCTCAGACTTTGGAGAGAAGATACCAGGGCATCATGAGTGGTTTGATGTTGGATTTGATGAAG AATCTGTTGCTGCTAAACCCTACTGAGCGTTATCTAACAGAGCAGGGTTTGAACCATCCAGTCTTCCAGCCTctgagacaggcagagagagagagaccgccTCCTGCATCTCCAAACCCACCACGCTCCTCCAAGAGGAAAACACACCATCACGGAGAGAACACCGTCCCGACAAG GAGTCACAGTAAAAGCTCAAGCCGCCGCTCCAACAGCAAAGAATGTTCCAGCCTCCCTCGCCATGGGGACCTCCATCACCTCGGCAATGAGAGTTTCCTAAACGGAAATAAACCGGCCCCGTCCAGTTTGAGTCCCACGCTCCACCCAAAGAGCCAGTACATGTCCCAGACCCTCAACCGCTCTGCCTCGTCCAGTAAAGACCTGGCTAACAACAACCTGCCACACCTCCTGAGTCCCAAAGAAGCCAAAGGCAAGACGGAGTTTGATTTCAACTTGGGACCGTCTCCAAAGCTGTCAGACCAGGGACACGGATTAAAGTACGGTCACAGCAAGCCCAGCTCCTCTCGCtctcagcagcaacagcagcagcagcagcagcagcaggccagtCGCCACACTTTCCTGGAGGGCAAGACCAACACTATACAGTCTGGAGCAGAgaaacaacatggccgacacacCCATAGTATGGCAGACTCTGCTCATGGTTCTATGTCCTCGTCCTCTAAGAGTTCAGCCTCTTATCTTAGCCTGTCCAAGAGCCACAGTGCGCTGAGCGATGCCAAATCAGTGGGGAACCTCAGTGATGGTCGACTCCACCCAGACGACCCAAACGCCAACACGACGGTGGGGCCAAGTGCCCGCTTCTTCCCTGCCAGTTGTTTAGACCTTAACACTCCTGCAGGTCCTCCGGGGCCTCCTGGCAGCCCCTCCACTCGACATAGTGATCGATCCGGACACAGCCCAGCCTCTCATAGCAGCGGCAACCCCCGCATGGAGAGCAGCACACTGGACTCCTCAGCCAGGCACAAGTCAAGACATAAATCTTTAGCCCCAG atgCTGGTGCTCCGGAGCTCTTAGAcccaggaggagctgggatGCCCTCCACCCACACTCTGCCTTCCCCACACGAGTCTTACCATTACGGCCTGGGCTACAcctcccccttctcctcccAGCAGCGACCACAGCGCCACTCCATGTACGTGAGGAGGGAACGCCACCGACCGCACGGGGTTGAGGGAGGGATGGCAGGCTTGCCTGCACCTGGGCAGGCGATACCGACACGAGccagcagcctgcagctcctctcaccCCAGCTGCAACACCGCACCACCCTCACCGGGCACTCAGTGAGCTCCTCCAGAGAGGACTGCACCGATGACATGACCAGG AGTGAGCAGTCTCCTAAAGACATGAGCCACCCTTGTGCCCCCATCAAAGACTCTACGAGGGACAACACTGCTGCTTTTCATACACAGCGCTCTAAAAACGAG gttgGCATGTACCATGACCCTCATGGTGAGGACGGAGGATCGTCCAAAGAGAACCGGATGATCTTCACTGAGTCCATGCCTCGGAGAGTTGGCAGCTTCTACCGAG tcccTTCTCCCAGACCAGATAACTCCTCCGCTTTCCATGACGGTGTCGGGCAGGGTCGAGGGCCGGTCGTACCCGTTGTGCCGGTCGTACCCGGAGACCCCGTTGCCATGGCCAACCACTCTAAGCGCCAGACAGCCTTTGATTG GACTGCTGCAGAAGCAATGGTCATGAATCCTCCGGAGCCCGctaaagagaaggaaaaacaagGCTTCTTCAGAGctatcaaaaagaaaaagaaaaagactcaAATA ACGGACATGGAGGACGGAAGGAACCCCAGCATCAAGAAAAGCCTTTTCCCTCTCTTTAGCTCTAAGAATAGCTTAAAGCACAACTCAGCTGTCAAAGTCCTACCTGTAGTCGCCTCGCCTATG gtTCCCGGGAACGGACAGGAACACCTGTCCCTGCAGAGGAGCTCCAAGTCGTCCTCTCACCACAGCAGCCGGCGGAAAAACCGCGAACGATCCAGAGACAGAGACCGGGACCAGAGccgggacagagagagagagcgagaacgagagcgagaaagagaacgggagcgagagagggagagagggagggagagagagagagtgaacgACTGGCCGCCAGATAAAGCAGTGGATTCACACTCACAG AGCCAACCTCTGAAGTCACTGCGTAGGCTCCTTCatctctccccttcctcctcaaACCAAggccagcctcctcctcctcctccagaccTGCGCTTCCAAGCCCCCCTTCCCAACCCCCCTCAGCCCACCTCCAAAGTGGGCTATTCTGAGGGTCGTGGGCACCCTGAGAGCAGGGGCCACTCCGGAGTGAGCAGCTCCTCCCAGGCTAAGAGTCGCAAGCCCAGCTACCCGCTCCCCGGACAGATCGAGTCCAGCTGGCACGTGTCTGCTTTACAGCGGGCAGAGGGCGCTCAGTTCACCCCTGAGCAGCTGGGCATCAAGCCGGGGCAGAACGGACCCACCTTTACCAGAGCCTCTCGCACCAGGATGCCAAACCTCAACGACCTGAAGGAGACCGCCCTATAA